Proteins encoded in a region of the Anopheles ziemanni chromosome 2, idAnoZiCoDA_A2_x.2, whole genome shotgun sequence genome:
- the LOC131281612 gene encoding larval cuticle protein 65Ag1-like — protein MKTVIVFALFSLIAIVAAAPNNANILRYDNVQDESSYKFGFESDDQITRDEEGQLKTEEEGLSVRGSYKYVADDGVTYEVQYIADSQGFQPVGDHIPQEYVPNVPSL, from the exons ATGAAGACCGTGATCGTGTTCGCTTTGTTCTCCCTGATCGCCATCGTGGCAGCCGCTCCCAATAACGCCAATATTCTCCGATATGACAACGTCCAGGATGAAAGTAGCTACAAGTTTGG GTTCGAGTCGGACGATCAAATCACTCGCGATGAGGAGGGTCAGTTGAAGACCGAAGAGGAAGGTTTGAGCGTACGAGGCAGCTACAAGTACGTCGCCGATGATGGCGTCACGTACGAGGTGCAGTACATCGCCGACAGCCAGGGCTTCCAGCCTGTGGGAGACCACATCCCGCAGGAGTACGTCCCGAACGTGCCCAGCCTATAA
- the LOC131293942 gene encoding endocuticle structural glycoprotein ABD-5-like — MHPLKLTYKHIIAFTFIIALALASPLTPPRKGSLEAQPNSILRFENENNGVDGYKFAFETSDGQQRQEQGELKKVGEEEALVVRGSYSFTADDGQVYTVNYVADENGFQPEGAHLPTV, encoded by the exons ATGC ACCCACTAAAACTAACCTACAAACATATCATTGCTTTCACTTTTATCATTGCACTGGCCCTGGCCTCTCCCCTCACTCCTCCACGTAAGGGTTCGCTTGAAGCTCAACCGAATTCCATCCTGAGGTTTGAGAACGAAAACAACGGTGTTGACGGATACAAGTTCGC TTTTGAAACCAGCGATGGCCAACAGCGCCAGGAGCAGGGTGAGCTGAAGAAGGTGGGCGAAGAGGAGGCTTTGGTCGTTCGTGGCTCGTACTCTTTCACCGCCGACGACGGACAGGTGTACACCGTCAACTACGTCGCCGACGAGAACGGATTCCAGCCGGAGGGAGCTCATCTGCCCACGGTCTAA
- the LOC131282553 gene encoding flexible cuticle protein 12-like has protein sequence MKTIIALAFVVALALAAPLDDSKTAQILKYENDNIGVEGYKFAFETSDGHQRQEQGELKKVGDEEALVVRGSYSFTADDGQVYTVNYVADENGFQPEGAHLPTV, from the exons ATGAAGACCATCATTGCTCTCGCTTTCGTCGTCGCCCTAGCCCTGGCCGCTCCCCTGGATGACTCCAAGACGGCTCAGATCCTGAAGTACGAGAACGACAACATCGGAGTTGAAGGATACAAGTTCGC TTTTGAAACCAGCGATGGCCACCAGCGTCAGGAGCAGGGTGAGCTGAAGAAGGTGGGCGATGAGGAGGCTCTGGTCGTGCGCGGCTCGTACTCGTTCACCGCCGACGACGGTCAGGTGTACACCGTCAACTACGTCGCCGACGAGAACGGATTCCAGCCGGAGGGAGCCCATCTGCCCACGGTCTAA
- the LOC131293943 gene encoding probable inactive serine/threonine-protein kinase roco10 — translation MLQLARLPAILNRTPGGYKSMDILLDNRPPPSIIILLLTMVRAASKYYDGPIRPYEFGFNIEGHQHRKESKDKNGIIMGEFGFITADNVYHVTVYATDADGNFKIVSMKNYKLGPSTPPPPPPAPPTPRQTTTATTTTTSTTPQPFRIITTAKTIVPLTTPKPSNVAACSGCKIPEPASTTQPPLPETSTQYVPPFKIVNKNDLESVGSGKTTTTTESTLDETELPQDIPQKLIEKSPAEPKGRPGSPGGSEKSTHDADKRISSKEAGSREATNAERKAPQGMQSFSKANNQSSQDTTNQPDRTKSTKATSTNARGGNDKQDDPMKLVELHTANMIQHILNGLLYRFNYTVGYHGHHEQGDRQGNKEGGYYAIGRDGIRRGVSYKANEFGFQPHIKFEKVSPEETPREDTEKQAGLKGFDFKWFYGS, via the exons ATGCTTCAGCTTGCACGACTCCCAGCCATCCTCAATCGTACGCCCGGGGGCTATAAATCGATGGACATTTTATTGGACAACCGACCACCACCATCG ATAATTATCCTACTGCTAACGATGGTGCGTGCTGCCTCGAAATACTACGACGGTCCGATCCGACCTTACGAGTTTGGTTTTAACATCGAAGGACATCAGCACAGGAAGGAATCCAAAG ATAAAAATGGAATCATTATGGGCGAGTTCGGCTTCATTACGGCCGACAACGTATACCACGTCACGGTGTACGCTACCGATGCGGACGGTAACTTTAAAATAGTCAGCATGAAAAACTACAAACTCGGACCCTCCactcctccaccacctccacctgcACCGCCCACCCCTCGCCAAACGACCACGgctacgacgacgacaacatcCACCACCCCGCAGCCATTCCGCATCATCACCACCGCGAAGACGATCGTTCCGCTCACAACGCCGAAACCTTCGAACGTTGCGGCCTGCTCGGGATGCAAAATTCCGGAACCCGCCTCGACCACACAGCCTCCACTGCCGGAAACGAGCACCCAGTACGTGCCGCCGTTTAAGATCGTGAACAAAAACGACCTCGAATCCGTCGGTTCCGggaaaacaaccacaacaaccgAATCAACGCTTGACGAAACAGAGCTTCCCCAGGACATCCCGCAGAAGTTGATTGAAAAGTCCCCTGCCGAACCGAAGGGGCGGCCAGGATCCCCCGGCggttctgaaaaatcgacccaCGATGCCGACAAACGCATCTCCTCGAAGGAAGCGGGATCACGCGAAGCGACGAACGCAGAACGTAAGGCGCCTCAAGGTATGCAATCGTTCAGCAAAGCCAACAACCAATCTAGCCAAGACACCACCAACCAGCCTGATCGAACGAAATCGACGAAAGCAACGTCGACGAACGCGAGAGGTGGCAACGACAAGCAAGACGATCCGATGAAGCTGGTCGAGCTGCATACCGCCAACATGATCCAGCACATCCTGAACGGGCTGCTCTATCGGTTCAACTACACCGTCGGGTATCACGGGCATCACGAGCAGGGCGACCGGCAGGGCAACAAGGAGGGCGGCTACTATGCGATCGGTCGGGATGGAATAAGGCGCGGTGTCAGCTACAAAGCCAACGAGTTCGGCTTCCAGCCGCACATCAAGTTCGAAAAGGTCAGCCCGGAGGAAACGCCGCGCGAGGACACAGAAAAGCAGGCCGGATTGAAGGGGTTCGATTTTAAGTGGTTCTATGGTTCGTAA